One stretch of Oncorhynchus clarkii lewisi isolate Uvic-CL-2024 chromosome 3, UVic_Ocla_1.0, whole genome shotgun sequence DNA includes these proteins:
- the LOC139405997 gene encoding twist-related protein 2-like: protein MEEGSSSPVSPMDSLLTSEDELDRQQKRFGRKRRHSKKSSEDSCPGNVKRGKKPSPSSSTQSYEELQNQRCLANVRERQRTQSLNEAFSSLRKIIPTLPSDKLSKIQTLKLASRYIDFLYQVLQSDEMDNKMSSCSYVAHERLSYAFSVWRMEGAWSMSASH, encoded by the coding sequence ATGGAAGAGGGCTCAAGTTCTCCCGTCTCCCCAATGGATAGCCTACTGACCAGTGAGGATGAGTTGGACAGGCAACAGAAAAGATTTGGAAGGAAGAGGAGACACAGTAAAAAGTCGAGCGAGGACAGCTGTCCGGGTAACGTGAAACGGGGCAAAAAACCGAGTCCGAGCAGCAGCACTCAGTCCTACGAGGAGTTGCAGAACCAGCGGTGCCTGGCCAACGTCAGGGAGAGGCAAAGGACACAGTCGCTCAACGAAGCCTTCTCGTCTTTACGCAAAATCATCCCCACGCTACCCTCGGATAAACTGAGCAAGATCCAGACACTAAAACTGGCCTCTAGATACATAGACTTCCTCTATCAGGTGCTGCAAAGCGACGAGATGGACAACAAGATGTCGAGCTGCAGCTATGTTGCGCACGAGAGACTCAGTTACGCTTTCTCCGTGTGGCGGATGGAGGGCGCGTGGTCAATGTCTGCATCTCATTAG